GATCTCGAGCCCGAGTGAGAACGCGGTGGCACCGAATCCGAGTCCATCTCCAAAGAGGTTGGCCTTGATGATCGGGCCGTAAGCTGTGTTCGCTGGGGTAGGACTCTCATTCTGGCGGAAGAACGCGCGGTATCTGGAGAATATATTGATCGACGGGGTTACCAGCGATGGGATCGCCGCCTCGGGGGTTAGTACGGATCCATTGGGATCGATAAGCATCCAGACGCCTCGATAGTCGGTGAGGTCGGCGCCATCGTCCTCCCAGCCCACCATAACGTTGCCATTGCTACCGATACCAATCCCAATGCCCTGGACTCTCCCGTTGTTCAGCGGGAGTTCTCCGGAGCCGGGGGGATTTAGGTAAAGGGTAGGAGTTTTGGGTTGCAATCCGCTTTCCTCCGCCAAAGGGGGCACATCCGCTCTCGCGAGCACCGTTCCCAAGGCTGACAGCCCTAGCAAGCGAACAACACCTCGAGTCGATTCGCCAACAAGCTGCCCACATCTACTATACTTCATATGACTTAGGTTCAATCCCGCTGATGTCGCATCTGCCGTCTGATCTGTCCAAAAGGTGGGCATCAGCTCGGTATAGCAAACGCAACTGAGCGCCGCTGGACCCTATCCAGCTTTAGGCATGACTGAACACGGGATTGGATTATGGCTCGAACTCATACAACCTGAACGGCAAAATGGGAAATAATATCGTTAATCTCCACTGGTTGGCCCTTTCGGTCAAGACGCAATGGGAAGGTTGTGTTCCCCGGCAGGCTCGGGCTGATCACGGAGAGGGGAACTCCTGCTTCTCCGATCCCGCTTGCCTGAAATCAAACCGGACGGTAGTGGCTAGTGATGCGAGTTACCACGCGATCCACAGCACTTTCATTACGGGCCTCCTCTCTCTATCCAACTCTCCTCTCCCTGCTCTGCGTCGGCCTTTGCTGGGCTTCATTCCCGCTACGACTGCCCGCCGCGGTGGCCTCGGGTCTTTACGCTCGGTCGAATCTGGTCGCGTGGTGCATCGTGCCCTTTGATTCCCGGAAGCGCGGACCGGAGGAGCGGGCCGCCATGTTGGAGAAGATGGGCGTCAAGCGCTTGGCTTATGACTATCGAGCTGAACACATTCCCACGTTCGACGCTGAGATGGAGGCGCTGAAACGCCATCAGGTCCAGCTGCTCGCCTGGTGGTTTCCGACCGAGCTCAATGCCGAAGCCAAGAACATCCTGGAGGTGCTGCGACGCCACGGCATCCGGGCTCAGCTGTGGGTGACTGGCGGGGGAACGGCCAGCAAAACCCCGGAGGAGCAGCGGGCGAAGGTAGCCGCTGAAGTCAGGCGTCTGCGTCCCATCGCTCTGGCCGCGGCAGAGATCGGATGCAGCGTGGCTCTCTACAACCACGGAGGATGGTTTGGCGAGCCGGACAACCAGATTGCGATCATTCAGGCGCTCGGGTTGAAGAACGTTGGAATTGTCTACAACCAGCACCATGGGCATGACCATCTGGCGAGCTTTCCACAACTTCTCGAGCGCATGAAGCCCTACCTCCTCGCCTTAAATCTCAATGGAATGACGGCGGAGGGCGACCGGAAAGGGAAAAAGATTCTTCCGCTTGGGCAGGGTGATCTGGATCTGTCGCTGCTCCAGGCGATCGAGTCGAGTGGCTGGTCGGGACCCATCGGCATTCTCAACCACACGGACGAGGATGCGGAGGCGAGGCTATTAGACAACCTGGAGGGGCTTGAATGGCTGGTGCCGCAATTGCACGGGAAGCCGGCAGGGCCCAAACCCACCCCACGCAGTTGGCGTGAGCCACAGCCTACCAGGTGAATGGGAAGCAGTATGTGGTCATCGCGGCATCCGGAGGCGGCAAGTTAGGTGGCCCGACCGGCGATGCATGGGTGGCGTTTGCGTTGCGTGAGTGATCCCGGCTTAACGGAGGAGCATTCACCGGCGCCCTACCACGGGAGAGTGTTGTTGGCGGCTATTCCTTGCTGCTAGGGAGCGACCGAACCGAAAACTTTCTTCAGCACATCCGTGGTGCGAGCCAGTGGGTTTTCGCGAATGCGTTTCTCCTCTTGCGCCATCTTGAGGAAGAGTCCGTCCAAAGCCTTGCGAGTGACATACCCGTCCAAGTCGAGGTTGTCGCGATTGAGCATGCTCAGCATGGGTCCCGCCTGTCCGGCCATTTGTTTGTAGGCGCTGGTGACGCCGGCGGAGGCCGTGGCCTGCTGGACAATTGGCAGAAACTTGGCGTAGAGGTTGGTTTCGCTGGTGCGCCTGAAGTACTGAGTGGCTGCGTTGTTGGTCCCGCGAAGGATGGATTGGGCGTCTGCCACACTCAGCTGCCGAATGCTGGACGCCAAAACTTCGGCGGCTTGCGGTGTCGCTTGCTCGGCCGCCCGGTTCATGGTGGTGATAAAGTTGTCCACGAGCTGGTCCTGCCCCAAGAACCGCAACGATCGTTCGGCCTTTTTCACCGCATCCGGCAGCGGAATCTTTACCTCGAGGTCACGAAGAAACCCGTCACTGCGTCCGAGGTTGGTCACAGCCTGTTGCACACCTTTGGCCAGGGCCTCCTTGAGACCGGTGATGACTTGGGAGTCGTCCAAAGCTCCCACTGCTGCTTGCGAAGCCGACTTGGATCCCCCACCTAGCCCCAAACGCCGGAAAAAGTCCGATTGAGCCTCCGCCCGTTGCGCATTGAGGCCGGCTGCCAGGCTCAGAACGCCGACCAGGAGGGACATGGCTCGGGAGCGTACCGTGGCTCGAAATGGGACAGTATTCATAAGACACACACTCAAAACGGTGCTAATTCTGCGGAGCCGGCAACACTTGCTACCGGGGCGCGGAAGGCGGAACGCTTCGAGGCTGGTCGAACCCACCTCTACTTGCCGCCATCCCCGTTCAGCTGGAGACGCTGATCCTGTTTAAGCTGGGCGTCGAGGTTTTCCCATCCCGCCTGGTTAAACTGATTGAAGGCGTTGAGGTAAATGGTTACGGCATCGGCCGGGTACTTCGCCAAAAGGGCGTCCACGGCTGACTTCAATGGCGCGTCTCCGACCGAGCTGGGCAGCTGTTCGACGACCCCTTTGTTATTGGCGATCCCGAGGCTGGTCAGGAACTCGGCCAGCATCGAAGAGTGCTTCTCTAAGAGCCAGTGGCGTATGAGGTTGTCAGCGATTAACCCCATCTCCGGACGCTTCAAGGCGCCGATGAAGGTCGGGTTCCGTTCGGCCCTCGACTGGCGCTCCAAGAACACCGGTCGCAGTTTTCTAAACGATGCAACCGCTTCCAAGACAGCTCGATAGAGCTTCTTGTCGGTCTCATAGGCGAACTCAACGATCTCGGTGGCGGTGCCAACGGCCATGCGGCCAAATAATTCGTGCGAAAGCATACTGGATTTCTAGTGAGCACCCGCGGCCTGTATTCCTGTTTTTCCCTGCCGCCCGAACGGTGGGCAACTACAGATTTAGGGTGCCGGTGCCGAACAATAAGAGGAAATAGGCGCGGTGAGAATGGAAAAGATTCATGCGTTGAGGTCGGGACCGGTGGCGGTGACTCACCATCACTCGTTTCGGCCGGTATTTTGGAATGCTTGAGACGGCTTCATCACCACCGACGAACACGGGCGGGCATTTGGGTATCGGAGTGTTTGGTTCGATGTTTATGGCACGTCCTGATGAGGAGATGGGATAGCTATCCTGCTCCATCCTTGGCTCTTGCCCGTTCGTGTTCGTCGGCGGTGGGATGGCTGGTTTCCTGCTTTATGATCAGGTGAGTTGTCGACTGAAGGACTTCCGTGGGGTGCAAGCTCCTCCGATCCTGTTTCGTCCGGAGTTTGCCTCTCGCGCAGCGTGTTCGGCTCCTGGTTGGGAATGAACTCAAACCTTAGACTGTTGGTTGGCTCCAGTTCCATCGTGGCGGTAACGGTGAGCCTGGCGCTTTGGCTGATCTCAGGGCCGAGCTCGACACTGGGCTGGCTCAAATCGGTCTCGCTGGTGCTCGTGCTGTCGGCCGGCAGCGCCGCCCTGGTGGGGCAGCTTGTTCGCCATCTGGCCGCCGAAAGGCTGAATCAGCTCATCTCGCACCTCCAAGCCATTGATCGCGACGGTGACTACCGTTTGCGCTCGCAGCTCGCGGGTTCTGACGAAGTCGCTCAGGCCGCCGCGCATCTGGACTCGATCTTTGCGCGGGTTTTGCAGCAGCTGAGCGATGTTGCGCTCGAGCGTTCCAAACTCGAGACCCGGCTGGAAGCCTGCGAACTGCGGCTGGTGAAAGAGGTGGAACAGCGTCAGATGTTGGAGGCCGATCGAGACGAGGCGGTCGCCGCATTCGAGAAACGCGTTCGAGAACGCACCGAGGAGCTGTCGCGTGCCAACCAGGCTCTAGTCGAGGAAGTGACTCAGCGGACCCAAGCCGAGGGTGCCCTGCGCGAATTTCACGTTGAACTCGAGGAGCGTGTTCAGGAGCGGACTTTCGAGTTGGCGCTTGCCAACGAGATGCTCGTCAAGGAGATCGAAGATCGTCGGCAGGCGGAGGGCGAGCGTCAGAAGCTGGTGTCCCTCGTGGAAAATGCCAATGACTTCATCGCCCTGGTCAGCCTCGAGGGACAGATCACTTTCCTGAATGATGCCGGACGCAAGCTGCTGGGACTAAAGAACCCAATTCAGAGTGTCGCGCTCCGGGTGGACCAGATCGAAGGTGAGTCCTCGAAGGGAGCCTTCCGTGATATTATTCTGCGCTCCGTGGTGGCCCAGGGTGCTTGGATGGGAGAGATCGAGCTGCTGTCGTCGGATCCCGAGTCGAGGCGGGTGGCTGCCGAAGTGAGCGCGGTACTCGTGCGCGATCACGAGAATCATCGTCCCCTCTGCGTCGCGCTCATCATGCGCGACATCACGGATCGCCGGCTTGCCGAAGCGGCCCTGCACGAACTCGAAGAGCGTTTCTCGAAGGCTTTTCACGCGTCTCCAGCATCCGTGGCGATCATCAGTCTCGCGGGGGGAAGGTTCATTGATGTCAACCGCCGATTCCTCAGCTCGCTCGGCTATGAGGAGCACGAGGTGGTGGGGAAGACCATGGACGAGATTCACCTCTGGCTCGCGTCGGAAAGCCAAGGCAAGCTGCTTGAGCAGGTGGAGGTGCATCGGTCCGTGAGGGACTTTCAATGCCGTTGGCTCACGCGCTCCGGCGAGGCTCGTGATGTGCAGATTTCGGCCGAGCCCCTCGAGCTGCGACGCGAGAACTGTGTGCTGATGGTGGCGGAGGACACCACGGAGCGATTGAAGCTGGAGGATCAGCTTCGTCAGTCCCAGAAGATGGAGGCGGTGGGGCAGCTGGCGGCGGGCATCGCCCACGATTTCAACAACATTCTGACGGTGGTTCAAGGGCATGCCAGCCTGCTGTTGAACGACCAGGTGAACACCGAGAAGTCCTCGGAGTCCATCAAGTGTGTTTCCAGTGCCGCGGAGCGCGCGGCCAACCTGACCCGACAGCTGCTGACCTTCAGTCGGAAACAGGTCGGGCAATGGCGGGAAGTGGATTTGAACTCGGTGGTTCACAATCTTTCGAACATGCTGCGCAGCCTGATCACCGAGAACATCAATTTGAGCGTTCATTGCTACGAGAACCTGCCTCCGGTTCGAGGGGACGTGAACATGCTCGAGCAGGTGATCTTGAACCTGGTGGTGAACGCGCGCGACGCCATGCCCAAGGGCGGTACCTTGGTCATCGACACGTCGATCGAGGAAGTGACCGAGGAGGGAGTGCGGGACAATCCCAAGGGCCGTCCCGGGCGCTTCGTGTGCCTGACCGTCATGGATTCCGGGTGCGGGATGGACGAGGCCACCTTGGAGCGAATCTTTGAGCCGTTCTTTACGACGAAAGAGTTTGGTCAAGGCACAGGCCTGGGCTTGGCGACGGTCTACGGCGTTGTGACTCAGCACAACGGGTGGATTGATGTCACCAGCCAGCCCGGCAATGGCACGCTGTTCCGAATTTTTATCCCCGCCCTGGCCTTGCCCCCCACTAAGAAGCCCGACCCGCACGTGGAATCCCCGGCGGAAATTCGAGGAGGGAGTGAGACGGTTCTGGTGGTGGAGGATGAGTTGGGCTTGCGCATGCTGGTTGAAGCGGTGTTGCAAAAGTATGGATACAACGTCGTGCTGGCCGAGCATGGACCTGAGGCGTTGGAGCTCTGGGATAAACATCCTGGCAAGATCGACCTCTTGCTCACCGATATGGTCATGCCGCAGGGTTTGACCGGGCTGGAGCTTTCGGAAAAGCTGCGGGTGAAAAATCCGGAACTTCGGATCATCTACATGAGCGGCTACACGGTAGACTTCATGGGCAACGAAGTAGCCGGCATCCGGGAAGGCTTCAATTTTCTACAGAAACCGTATCGGCCTGAGCAGCTCGTTCGGGCGGTGCGTCAAGTGCTCGAAAGCGAGCCGCAGCCTCTTCCCCGACGCATTGCGGTCGGAGCCCCCAGCGATCAGGCCAAGGCGGCCTGAGGACGCGCAGCGTTTGTTCCTACCCCTGAAGAACGCCCAAATCTCTCGCGGAGGCGCGGAGTTCGCGGAGTTCGCGGAGAGGGGATGGGTATGAATGGAAGAGCCGGTTCTGAGCTCGTTGATCTGGCTGATCGGTCGGTTCCTAAAGAACTGGTGTTCCTCCGCGTTCTCCGCGTCTCCGCGAGAAAAAGTCTTGTCCCGTGCTTCTGAAGAAAGGCCCCCAAATCTCTCGCGGAGGCGCGGAGAACGCGGAGAGGGGAGGCGGCATGAGCGGAAGAGCTGGTT
This genomic window from Verrucomicrobiales bacterium contains:
- a CDS encoding PAS domain S-box protein, coding for MNSNLRLLVGSSSIVAVTVSLALWLISGPSSTLGWLKSVSLVLVLSAGSAALVGQLVRHLAAERLNQLISHLQAIDRDGDYRLRSQLAGSDEVAQAAAHLDSIFARVLQQLSDVALERSKLETRLEACELRLVKEVEQRQMLEADRDEAVAAFEKRVRERTEELSRANQALVEEVTQRTQAEGALREFHVELEERVQERTFELALANEMLVKEIEDRRQAEGERQKLVSLVENANDFIALVSLEGQITFLNDAGRKLLGLKNPIQSVALRVDQIEGESSKGAFRDIILRSVVAQGAWMGEIELLSSDPESRRVAAEVSAVLVRDHENHRPLCVALIMRDITDRRLAEAALHELEERFSKAFHASPASVAIISLAGGRFIDVNRRFLSSLGYEEHEVVGKTMDEIHLWLASESQGKLLEQVEVHRSVRDFQCRWLTRSGEARDVQISAEPLELRRENCVLMVAEDTTERLKLEDQLRQSQKMEAVGQLAAGIAHDFNNILTVVQGHASLLLNDQVNTEKSSESIKCVSSAAERAANLTRQLLTFSRKQVGQWREVDLNSVVHNLSNMLRSLITENINLSVHCYENLPPVRGDVNMLEQVILNLVVNARDAMPKGGTLVIDTSIEEVTEEGVRDNPKGRPGRFVCLTVMDSGCGMDEATLERIFEPFFTTKEFGQGTGLGLATVYGVVTQHNGWIDVTSQPGNGTLFRIFIPALALPPTKKPDPHVESPAEIRGGSETVLVVEDELGLRMLVEAVLQKYGYNVVLAEHGPEALELWDKHPGKIDLLLTDMVMPQGLTGLELSEKLRVKNPELRIIYMSGYTVDFMGNEVAGIREGFNFLQKPYRPEQLVRAVRQVLESEPQPLPRRIAVGAPSDQAKAA
- a CDS encoding DUF4197 domain-containing protein gives rise to the protein MNTVPFRATVRSRAMSLLVGVLSLAAGLNAQRAEAQSDFFRRLGLGGGSKSASQAAVGALDDSQVITGLKEALAKGVQQAVTNLGRSDGFLRDLEVKIPLPDAVKKAERSLRFLGQDQLVDNFITTMNRAAEQATPQAAEVLASSIRQLSVADAQSILRGTNNAATQYFRRTSETNLYAKFLPIVQQATASAGVTSAYKQMAGQAGPMLSMLNRDNLDLDGYVTRKALDGLFLKMAQEEKRIRENPLARTTDVLKKVFGSVAP
- a CDS encoding TIM barrel protein; this encodes MRVTTRSTALSLRASSLYPTLLSLLCVGLCWASFPLRLPAAVASGLYARSNLVAWCIVPFDSRKRGPEERAAMLEKMGVKRLAYDYRAEHIPTFDAEMEALKRHQVQLLAWWFPTELNAEAKNILEVLRRHGIRAQLWVTGGGTASKTPEEQRAKVAAEVRRLRPIALAAAEIGCSVALYNHGGWFGEPDNQIAIIQALGLKNVGIVYNQHHGHDHLASFPQLLERMKPYLLALNLNGMTAEGDRKGKKILPLGQGDLDLSLLQAIESSGWSGPIGILNHTDEDAEARLLDNLEGLEWLVPQLHGKPAGPKPTPRSWREPQPTR